The Acropora muricata isolate sample 2 chromosome 7, ASM3666990v1, whole genome shotgun sequence genomic interval AGACAAGATTAATCCAACGTTCTAGAACAAGTGCTAACACTGCTCTAACTCTATTCTAATTTGTCACATCATCCTCAACAGGAACCACTTGGACACAGGAGATCGTCTGGCAAATCCATAACGAGGGGAAAGTTAGCAGAGAGAATATAGGAAGGCGTGTCCCTTTCCTCGAGTACGCCACTGTAGAATACACAGAAAAACCTGACTTCGAAGCGTTGCCGAGTCCTCGTCTCATAACAAGCCATCTTACAGCCGATACCATTCCCAAAGGTTTAGATGAAAGCTCGCGGTGTAAATACATTTACGTGTCCCGAAACCCAAAGGACGTCTCCGTGTCTATGTTTTTCTACATTAAAGGCATCATGGGAGCAGAAACCATCGAGGAAAATGCTTATCATGGCCCGTGGGAATTCTTTTTGGATTTGTTTATGGAAGGAAATGGTATGTTTGATTTTTACGAGAACACGATTTGATAAATACTAGAATCGCTTTGGGGTTTGGTTACTGCTCAATATGATGTCTCAGGTCTTTTAGTTTCTTTGTCTTACATCTTTCGTGAGATTGACATGTTCCTAGGTCGAGGATGAGCCCGAAAAATTACTTCTATTTGTTTCCTTAAGAATAAATGCAATGGTATCGCTGGTTTTAGTGCGAAGTTCGAACGACGGAGAACTATTAGGTTTAGAATGGGGCATGATAAATCAAGTAAGCTGCATAATATATCCTGATCAATATTCATAAGGGTCGGACACAATATGATGCCTTACTTAACgcaaaaaatgttgaaaattcctcgaattctttgttagaccacgCGTAGTTTCTCGAAATATTTCGTCGAGGGTGAAGTAAGTCTAATGGCCTTTTGagaacaaactgggaaatgtcgcTGCCTACTCCCCTAAAAATAAACTGTGGTCGATATCCGCAATAGTCGACAGGCAAAGAAGGGTAAGTCATGTGTCTCGTTCTTAGCGGAtcagtccgccattttgatgttCCTTTGCTGCGGGAGTTTAAAAAATCATGATGACTTCGCACTAACCGTTCGGTATCGCTCGCAGAATTATACTAGGCATCAAACAGCCTGATGAGGGTAAAAATACTACCGTAAAAAGCTTATCAAGCcaaagtttcgagcgttagagCGAATATATTCGCTAAAACTCGCACGACTCCATACATTAAGTCGCGCAAGCGATAAGGGGCATGCGAGGAGCTGTTAAACTCATAACTATTCCAAGTATCTTTTTCAGGACTTGCCATCCCATGTGCGCACGATCGCaaattttcttcagaaaccGCTGTCAGATGAAATCATTGATCGCATTGCTGAGCAGTGCACGTTTAAAGGAATGATGCGCAACCCGCGAATCTTCAAGGTTACCGACGGAGACGATGAAATTGGTCTGCTCTTAAGGAAAGGTGTTGTTGGAGATTGGAGGAATTATTTTACTCCTGAAATGAACGAAAGATTTGAAAAGGAAGTGCTTGCAAAGCTGAAAGGGAGTGGACTGGAGTTTGAATTTGAGCCTTAGGCCCTTTCCTGGCTACAAAAAAACTGATAAAGTTTTGTTCGTGTTTTGTTAGGACGAACCGTTTCAATAACAGCGGTTTACTAGTTCACGGGTTTGAGCTTTTCCAGTAGGACACGTCTGCAAGCAT includes:
- the LOC136923934 gene encoding amine sulfotransferase-like produces the protein MPTTAYPVFQTRKGNWRSNSHYRIKGLNIATLNTGNPAKLEQFLSNFQTKSDDVFVVSYPKSGTTWTQEIVWQIHNEGKVSRENIGRRVPFLEYATVEYTEKPDFEALPSPRLITSHLTADTIPKGLDESSRCKYIYVSRNPKDVSVSMFFYIKGIMGAETIEENAYHGPWEFFLDLFMEGNGLAIPCAHDRKFSSETAVR